The window TTGTAAAGAAGCGCCACTAATGACAGACTCATTTGAGAGTAAATTATAAGCTCTAATTATAAATACATCTAGCTTGGTTTGGTGATGCATGATGTAAGTTTAACCTTTTCGTCCAATATTCTTCGTGTTCCTAGGTCCCTTTTGACTTCTGGTTGTTCTCCCATCCAGTCTACGGGTGAGAATGTGAAGAAAGCCGAATACAAACTCTAAGCACCTTTTTAGATGCGTCAATGATTACTATGTTTAACGGACAACCACTACAGTAGTCGCGGTACTTGAAGGAGAGAAGTCgtgaaaattttattctgGCCGAGCTGTttagaaaaatgaaagtataaaaatattaccCGTGCGGAAGTTCCTTTAAGAAGGCATTCATATAAGCGACAAGTTTAGTATTAACAATGGAAgcttgaagaaatcaaacatttttttagCGCCGATCGCTTATGTTTAACTTGTTGTTGTAGCATAGagttgaaaatattacaTTGAAGTTGATACCGATATATACTTCTATAAAAATGAGTTGTGGAATAAAAGTAGGGCTAATACATATAATGGGGAGAATATCCCAAATTGGAGTTTTGAAAACAGGGAAAGGAATAAAAGTAAGCAGtataaagataaagataTTCTCTCTTCAAATTGATAGGCCTCCTAAGCACTTGGCACTTTGATTACCATAATCACActaaagaataaaattcGGTAGTGGAAGCTTTCCCTCTCAGTCTTGCCCGCATTGGCGtaaacaaaatgaaataaatgGTCCACTGAAATCGATAAGAAAAGTTTCGGTTGCTATGAAAGCAATTTATAGGTTCCATAATGATGGTAAAAGAGAGATGGCGGGTTTTAGTCATAGTACAATTCAATGTTAgaggaaaacaaaaaataactgATATATGCACGTTGTAATGTAATAGTAAAAGACAATTCAGAATAATTGAAGAGAGAAAagtattgttattgttattattagtcggtttagaaaaaattattataacaaataataaaagaaaaaaaaaatgcgacagaaattattattcttattATAGTGAGGAAAAAGGAATAAAATAATGCATATTTGACATATGCaagacaaaaagaagatgtttgcaaaaacattctttaGTTCTTTATATGGCCAACATTAGAGTTATAACTTGAAAGCATATTTACATTAGGATTTGGATTATTAGTACCTCCTCTCCTGCTATTTGGTCCTCTAACGCCCAATGGGTTTTTCGAAAAGCTCAACCTTATACCTCCTTTACTGCTTACTGTAGAGCGAGGTAATTGTCTGCCATATAATTCGGCTAACGCTCTTGTCGCAAAACTAACGTCATCGAATTCAACAAAACACATTGGTCCATGGCTATGACCATTAGATGTGGTATTCTTATTTCTGAATGACAATCTCCTAAAACCTTCCTGGCCAGAAAACAACTGTCTCAGTTCTTGTTCAGTAGCATCTGAGGGTAAGTTCCCTACATAAAGAGTATTACAAGGCGGATTTTGGTCAGCTGGGTTGGCAGGAGGTGGGATTCTCGCTAGTAGCGATAAATCTGCTTGAGAAATTGAGGTAGATCCGGTGATATTGGAGGATAGTGACGTAGTGGAATTATTCTTGTGTGAATTTCTACTTGAACTTAGCCTTGCAGGTGGTGCTTTCTGAGGGGTGTTGCTCTGATTCACAGGATACATATGCTCAGGTTGGGGTTGTTGCATAAATCTGTTCTGCTTTTGAGGTGTAAGGTTCATATCAGAAGAGTTAACCATGTTTGACATGTGCTGCGTTTGAGAAGACATTAGGCCATATGGGGGcaatgaatttgatgaGGTTAAGGAAGCGTTGATTGCATTGCCAATTTGCATCATCGGCTGCTGAGAGCTGACAGAAAGGGCGGCGTTCGAGCCAGTGTTGCTAGCCCCATTATTGGGGTTTGCATTGGCATTCGCATTTGTGTTACTATTAGTAGGTGCAATAACTGCCGATGGTGCAGAAGGTAAAAAGAACGAAGAACCATGTTGAGATGCAGAAGTATTTCCCCATTCTAAAGTTGGCGTAGATGGTTGAGGAGTGCTCATGTAACCATTGATGCTGGATGGTATACCACTTGAACCCCAtatcttttcatttatttcGGTGTTATCTCTTAGAAGAAAGGATTTACCCATGTCAGATGTTGGGATTGATGGTTCCACGGACAAATCTTGATGTGAATGATTAGAATGCAACCCAATAACCTGTCCTTGTGAAGATAACGGCACTGAAGAATTCATTTGTTGTTGATTAGATTGTTGTGGTGAATGTTTTTGAGAAGAgtgttgttgctgttgttgttgttgttgttgctgctgctgggatgattgttgttgttgctggGATGATTGTTGAGCTAAAGAAGAATCGTTGGAAAATGGATCACTAAATGAAAATCTTGACCTTTGTGATAGTAAACTTGGCCTTTTTATGCCAGAGTTTGGTTTATTCAACCTCGAAGAGTCATTGAAAATTGTAGAtgatggaaaagaaactaaattTTTGGTTGTTTCATCTATTATTTCAACGGTAGTTTTATTTGGAAAACTAGGCCCAAATAGCTCACT is drawn from Saccharomyces mikatae IFO 1815 strain IFO1815 genome assembly, chromosome: 14 and contains these coding sequences:
- the WHI3 gene encoding mRNA-binding protein WHI3 (similar to Saccharomyces cerevisiae WHI4 (YDL224C) and WHI3 (YNL197C); ancestral locus Anc_2.52), which codes for MQSSVYFDQTGSFASSNDNIVSTATNAHNISPSHRSSLNLNTSSHPHEAPGRGSTSGDLYLNDTNSPLAISSMLNTLALGSNVMPQDMTSSNTNGHENNIKGSYSLKLSNVPKDITLRECYAIFALAEGVKSIALLRRNSSTNIVSASLEDEHDMCIIARFELLNLAINYAVILNSKSELFGPSFPNKTTVEIIDETTKNLVSFPSSTIFNDSSRLNKPNSGIKRPSLLSQRSRFSFSDPFSNDSSLAQQSSQQQQQSSQQQQQQQQQQQQHSSQKHSPQQSNQQQMNSSVPLSSQGQVIGLHSNHSHQDLSVEPSIPTSDMGKSFLLRDNTEINEKIWGSSGIPSSINGYMSTPQPSTPTLEWGNTSASQHGSSFFLPSAPSAVIAPTNSNTNANANANPNNGASNTGSNAALSVSSQQPMMQIGNAINASLTSSNSLPPYGLMSSQTQHMSNMVNSSDMNLTPQKQNRFMQQPQPEHMYPVNQSNTPQKAPPARLSSSRNSHKNNSTTSLSSNITGSTSISQADLSLLARIPPPANPADQNPPCNTLYVGNLPSDATEQELRQLFSGQEGFRRLSFRNKNTTSNGHSHGPMCFVEFDDVSFATRALAELYGRQLPRSTVSSKGGIRLSFSKNPLGVRGPNSRRGGTNNPNPNVNMLSSYNSNVGHIKN